The Melopsittacus undulatus isolate bMelUnd1 chromosome 12, bMelUnd1.mat.Z, whole genome shotgun sequence genome has a segment encoding these proteins:
- the EXOSC10 gene encoding exosome complex component 10, whose protein sequence is MATASGEGCSGDAEAGPSWWDGRSSLSERAPERTAATEKSSAQQPAAPVPLDIGNTEPFVKYALGIMVESTKASSSLPQPGDEYDFYRCFSGFRAYCEMQSDRLLDCMTRVMQYYGCRSHMKDRSKITDLEDKFDILVDANDVILERVSILLDEASGVNRNQQPVLPPGLQPPQTIVSSWNRKAGESHKRNQTETFRLLHAKNISRPQLKFREKIDNSNTPFVPKLFVKPNALKPLPEALTKSGRERKERPEDLDVPPALADFIHQQRTQQTEQDMFAHPYQYELEQFSPPDGVLQKPEPQMYRPIKETPCHFITTLDELVELNEKLTNCKEFALDLEHHSYRSFLGLTCLMQISTRTEDFIIDVLELRSDMYILNETFTDPAIVKVLHGADSDVEWLQKDFGLYLVNVFDTHQAARLLNLGKNSLDHLLKVYCNVDANKQYQLADWRIRPLPEEMLQYARDDTHYLLYIYDKVREALWEKGNELPTQLEIVWQHSKDICLKKYIKPLFTDESYLELYRRQKKHLNTQQLSAFRLLFAWRDKTARQEDESTGYVLPNHMLLKIAEELPKEPQGIIACCNPVPPLVRQQINELHLLIQQAREMPLLKSEVTKRRAPPPVPEKPENPFFGPHDRSRNPGNDLRNSSTLEPAPVLERSCLFSDDESTTDLEGVQPESTCLFATATLSIFSECDEDEGNKTLTTAQQKAQRIMESFENPFRMFLPPEENNAFVSQSAKFDPSSKIYEISNQWKLMTQSRVQKESKDEAKKKAAQQSAAREQAQRAYKEETETITSVRQQAMEEQASKKRERETVAGEAGTELPKQERKRPKASQQPEELEAPKQFTPFDYSKSNFKVFAGSSKSKQSPQFDPAKQTYVGKRFAGASKHPHSGNRSMSYLAGKADRGSRHHWPKR, encoded by the exons ATGGCGACGGCCAGCGGCGAGGGCTGCAGCGGCGATGCGGAAGCGGGCCCGTCGTGGTGGGATGGACGCAGCAGCCTGTCGGAGCGGGCCCCGGAGCGGACCGCGGCCACGGAGAAGAGCAGCGCTCAGCAGCCAGCAGCGCCAGTGCCGCTTGATATCGGCAACACCGAACCCTTCGTTAAG TATGCTCTTGGCATAATGGTAGAGTCAACAAAGGCATCTAGCAGCCTTCCTCAGCCTGGTGATGAGTACGACTTCTACCGATGCTTCTCTGGCTTCCGGGCATACTGTGAAATGCAGAGCGACCGTCTCCTCGACTG CATGACCAGGGTGATGCAGTACTATGGCTGCAGGAGCCACATGAAAGATCGCAGCAAAATCACAGACCTGGAAGATAAATTTGACATTTTGGTGGACGCCAACGATGTCATTCTAGAAAGAGTG AGTATTTTACTGGATGAAGCATCAGGAGTGAACAGAAACCAGCAGCCAGTCCTCCCTCCTGGGTTGCAGCCCCCACAGACAATTGTTTCCAGCTGGAACCGCAAG GCAGGAGAATCCCACAAGAGAAATCAAACTGAAACTTTCCGACTGCTTCATGCCAAGAATATCTCTCGACCGCAGCTTAAATTTCGGGAAAAGATTGACAATTCCAACACTCCTTTTGTCCCTAAACTTTTTGTCAAGCCAAACGCTTTGAAACCTTTGCCTGAAG CCCTCACAAAAAGTGGACGGGAACGAAAGGAGCGCCCTGAGGACTTGGATGTGCCACCTGCTTTGGCAGACTTCATACATCAGCAGAGGACCCAGCAAACTGAGCAAGACAT GTTTGCTCACCCTTACCAATATGAACTGGAGCAGTTTTCTCCACCAGATGGAGTTCTTCAGAAACCAGAACCCCAG ATGTACAGGCCCATCAAGGAAACACCCTGTCATTTTATCACCACACTGGATGAACTGGTAGAACTGAATGAAAAGCTTACAAACTGTAAAGAGTTTGCCCTGGATTTGGAG CACCATTCCTACAGGAGCTTCCTGGGCCTGACATGTCTGATGCAGATTTCCACCCGAACAGAGGACTTCATTATTGATGTACTGGAATTGCGCAGTGACATGTACATTCTCAACGAGACCTTTACAGACCCTGCAATTGTGAAG GTCCTTCATGGTGCTGATTCAGATGTGGAATGGCTGCAAAAAGACTTTGGTCTGTACTTGGTGAACGTGTTTGATACTCACCAAGCTGCTCGGCTCCTCAATCTTGGCAAGAATTCTTTGGACCACTTGCTAAAGGTGTATTGCAATGTAGATGCTAACAAGCAGTACCAGCTGGCTGACTGGAGGATACG CCCTCTGCCGGAAGAGATGTTGCAGTATGCCCGTGATGACACTCACTACTTGCTCTACATCTATGATAAAGTGAGGGAGGCGCTGTGGGAGAAAGGGAATGAGCTGCCCACTCAGCTGGAGATTGTGTGGCAACACAGCAAGGACATCTGCCTGAAG AAATACATCAAGCCCCTTTTTACAGATGAATCCTACCTTGAGCTCTACAGGAGGCAGAAAAAACATCTCAACACACAGCAGCTATCGGCATTTAGGTTGCTGTTTGCATGGAGAGACAAGACAGCACGTCAAGAGGATGAGAGTACGGG ATATGTGCTACCTAATCACATGCTATTGAAGATAGCAGAGGAGCTGCCCAA AGAACCCCAGGGCATCATTGCTTGCTGTAATCCAGTCCCACCACTAGTTCGCCAGCAGATTAATGAATTGCATCTCCTCATTCAGCAGGCCCGGGAGATGCCTCTTCTCAAG TCGGAGGTGACCAAGAGGAGAGCACCTCCGCCCGTCCCTGAG AAGCCAGAGAATCCCTTCTTTGGACCACATGACAGGTCCCGGAATCCTGGGAATGATCTTCGGAACAGCTCTACCTTGG AGCCTGCACCGGTTTTGGAACGTAGCTGCCTTTTCTCAGATGATGAGAGCACAACAGATCTTGAGGGTGTTCAGCCAGAGTCAACTTGTCTTTTTGCTACTGCCACTCTCAGCATATTCAGT gaaTGTGATGAAGATGAAGGAAATAAGACTTTAACCACTGCACAGCAGAAAGCTCAGCGTATAATGGAGTCCTTTGAAAACCCATTTAGAATG TTCCTACCTCCAGAAGAGAATAATGCCTTTGTGTCACAGTCTGCAAAGTTTGACCCGTCATCAAAGATTTATGAA ATCAGCAATCAATGGAAGCTGATGACTCAGTCACGGGTACAGAAGGAGTCCAAGGatgaagcaaaaaagaaagcagcccAGCAGTCAG CTGCTCGCGAGCAGGCACAGAGGGCATataaagaggaaacagaaaccaTCACATCTGTTCGTCAGCAAGCTATG GAGGAACAAGCTAgtaagaagagagagagagagacagttGCAGGTGAAGCAGGAACAGAGTTGCCAAAACAGGAGAGGAAACGGCCAAAAGCCTCCCAGCAAccagaggagctggaagcaCCCAAGCAGTTTACCCCCTTTGATTACAGCAAGTCCAACTTCAAAGTGTTTGCGG GAAGCAGCAAGTCGAAGCAGTCACCACAGTTTGATCCTGCCAAGCAAACTTACGTGGGCAAG AGATTTGCTGGAGCTAGCAAACATCCACATTCTGGAAACCGAAGCATGTCCTACCTGGCTGGGAAAGCTGATAG GGGTTCCAGACACCACTGGCCGAAGAGATAG